In Nicotiana tabacum cultivar K326 chromosome 19, ASM71507v2, whole genome shotgun sequence, one DNA window encodes the following:
- the LOC107768445 gene encoding uncharacterized protein LOC107768445, which yields MLSIARRVQRSHPCLQFIGLQLRSAHADGASSSPRRRRSKFSPSAMLKKVDEKSEWWVVDGEMHEIGENVPPRERFVIPRENIPNKRRKQLRDQFMRRTRLVLKESEHEPWCKRYMELYNEMRENWERLYWDEGYSKKLAQDHANYDSAEDDDEDFSPYRRSKPNAAHMKEQGGTGRNRQDDNWEKVSLVRDKFEYDRERRLREKAFAPMSEANNNGMDYSTPKYQAFDTRRYISDSESDID from the exons ATGCTTTCAATAGCTAGACGAGTTCAAAGATCCCATCCTTGCCTCCAATTCATTGGGCTTCAACTCCGTTCTGCTCATGCCGACGGCGCTTCATCCTCACCGCGGCGGCGGCGCTCCAAGTTTTCGCCGTCAGCAATGTTGAAGAAAGTCGACGAGAAGTCGGAATGGTGGGTGGTCGACGGCGAGATGCACGAAATTGGTGAAAATGTACCACCCAGAGAGCGATTCGTAATACCAAGAGAGAATATCCCCAATAAGCGTCGTAAGCAACTTCGCGACCAGTTCATGCGCCGCACTCGCCTCGTTCTCAAAGAATCT GAGCATGAACCATGGTGCAAAAGATATATGGAATTGTATAACGAGATGAGAGAGAACTGGGAGAGGCTATATTGGGATGAGGGTTATTCCAAAAAGCTTGCTCAAGATCATGCAAACTATGATTCtgctgaggatgatgatgaagatttCTCTCCATACAG GAGAAGTAAACCTAATGCTGCCCACATGAAG GAACAAGGAGGTACGGGGAGAAATAGGCAAGATGATAACTGGGAAAAGGTTAGCCTAGTCCGTGATAAATTTGAGTATGACAGAGAGAGAAGATTGAGAGAAAAAG CATTTGCACCTATGAGTGAAGCAAACAACAATGGCATGGACTATTCAACTCCCAAGTACCAGGCCTTTGACACTCGGAGATACATCTCTGACAGCGAGAGTGACATTGACTGA
- the LOC107768444 gene encoding uncharacterized protein LOC107768444: MCGRARCTLRADDFPRACQLDGRRVRHVDMNRYRPSYNVSPGFNVPVVRREDESNDEGVVLHCMKWGLVPSFTKKTEKPDHYKMFNARSESIKEKASFRRLVPKNRCLVAVEGFYEWKKDGSKKQPYYIHFKDARPLVFAALFDSWKNPEGEVLYTFTILTTSVSSSLEWLHDRMPVILGNKDAADMWLSGSSSSNIDMLLKPYEESDLAWYSVTPAMGKTSFDGPECIKELQLKATETRSISQFFSKKGEKDLKEQKPRIKAKEESLNTDQTESLKQEPESDHVGYQRSPDKPEVFASAATTDIKVEQDFDESGGKQSLTGQTGNPPGKVGSVASDKAKSLKEESEDIKPNVSVLPQEGRGDSGTKRDYEELSGNARPLAKGANKHVSPSQKKAKGAGDKQPTLFSFFGKG; encoded by the exons ATGTGCGGAAGAGCTCGGTGTACTCTCAGGGCCGATGATTTTCCCCGGGCTTGTCAACTCGACGGCCGCCGCGTTCGTCACGTTGACATGAACCG GTATCGGCCGTCGTATAATGTGTCGCCGGGGTTCAATGTACCAGTAGTAAGGAGAGAAGACGAGTCCAACGACGAAGGTGTTGTTCTTCATTGCATGAAATGGGGTCTCGTTCCTAGCTTCACTAAGAAAACCGAAAAGCCTGACCATTACAAGATG TTTAATGCTCGGTCTGAATCAATAAAGGAGAAGGCTTCATTTCGCCGCCTTGTCCCAAAGAATAGGTGCCTGGTGGCAGTTGAGGG ATTTTATGAGTGGAAAAAGGATGGATCAAAAAAGCAACCTTATTACATACATTTTAAGGATGCTCGGCCCCTGGTGTTTGCTGCCCTATTTGACTCTTGGAAGAATCCTGAAG GAGAGGTTCTTTATACATTCACTATATTGACAACTTCGGTGTCTTCATCTTTAGAATGGCTCCATG aCAGGATGCCTGTCATTCTCGGAAACAAGGATGCGGCTGATATGTGGTTAAGTGGTTCTTCGTCATCCAACATTGACATGCTATTGAAACCATATGAAGAGTCAGATTTG GCTTGGTACTCTGTGACACCTGCAATGGGTAAGACTTCTTTTGATGGACCGGAGTGCATCAAAGAG TTGCAACTCAAGGCTACTGAGACTAGatcaatatcacaatttttctcaaagaaaggagaaaaagaccTAAAGGAGCAGAAGCCTCGTATCAAAGCAAAGGAAGAGTCCTTGAATACTGATCAGACAGAGAGCTTGAAGCAGGAACCTGAATCAGACCATGTAGGCTATCAGCGTTCCCCAGACAAACCGGAGGTTTTTGCTTCTGCTGCGACCACAGACATAAAAGTTGAGCAAGACTTTGATGAGTCAGGTGGTAAACAGTCATTGACTGGTCAAACCGGAAATCCACCTGGAAAAGTAGGTAGTGTTGCCAGTGATAAGGCGAAAAGCTTGAAAGAGGAGTCTGAGGATATTAAACCAAATGTTTCTGTTCTGCCCCAGGAGGGACGTGGGGATTCTGGAACCAAGAGAGACTATGAGGAGCTCTCAGGTAATGCAAGGCCTCTTGCTAAGGGGGCTAACAAGCACGTAAGCCCATCACAAAAAAAAGCTAAAGGGGCTGGTGACAAACAGCCTACTCTGTTTTCTTTCTTTGGGAAAGGCTAG
- the LOC107768443 gene encoding ylmG homolog protein 1-2, chloroplastic-like — MASSSLMASQTLILRNHNLLSPNHNISTLSFPSSSNFSKAKFVSLAASSLRTPKPKKFTISASSSTVLQTPLPTKSNPADPLITGSTRTITTLIAITLTASKLFLHKVFNLGFHGLGKSIVCSAGPMFFAALKDQPTGALNTPFTVVAAGMAKWLDIYSGVLMVRVLLSWFPNIPWDRQPLSAIRDLCDPYLNLFRNIIPPIFDTLDVSPLLAFAVLGTLGSILNSSRGAY; from the coding sequence ATggcttcttcttctctcatggCTTCTCAAACCCTAATCCTCCGTAACCATAATCTTCTCTCTCCTAATCACAACATCTCTACCCTCTCTTTTCCTTCATCTTCCAATTTCTCCAAAGCCAAATTCGTTTCGCTTGCAGCTTCTTCTCTCCGTACTCCTAAACCCAAGAAATTCACAATTTCCGCTTCATCTTCAACTGTTCTCCAAACCCCATTACCCACAAAATCAAATCCAGCTGACCCTTTAATCACTGGCTCTACCCGTACAATTACAACCCTCATAGCAATCACCTTAACCGCCTCAAAATTGTTTTTGCACAAAGTTTTCAACTTGGGTTTTCATGGGCTCGGGAAATCGATTGTATGCTCTGCTGGGCCTATGTTCTTTGCGGCCCTTAAAGACCAGCCCACTGGGGCACTGAACACTCCGTTCACAGTGGTGGCGGCTGGGATGGCGAAATGGCTTGATATATACAGTGGGGTTTTGATGGTTAGGGTTTTGCTCAGCTGGTTTCCCAATATACCGTGGGACAGGCAGCCGTTATCTGCTATTAGGGACCTTTGCGATCCTTATTTGAATCTCTTCAGGAATATTATTCCCCCAATTTTTGATACTTTGGATGTTAGTCCGCTTTTGGCTTTTGCAGTGTTGGGTACGCTTGGATCCATTCTTAATAGCAGCAGGGGAGCGTACTGA